In Saccharolobus solfataricus, a genomic segment contains:
- a CDS encoding transposase, protein MGVEGSTMARTLRHIPNLMYYPLPPIEDMPWREKWLTEIKPVLDAMDLERVLGEGALVYLKLLIVMVLYSCSYRDAVKMVNVNVVVAWFVGRKVGKSTTVSRNLLYFIIH, encoded by the coding sequence ATGGGAGTAGAGGGTAGTACCATGGCAAGAACATTAAGACACATACCAAACTTGATGTACTACCCTCTTCCCCCAATAGAGGATATGCCGTGGAGGGAAAAATGGTTAACGGAGATCAAGCCCGTGCTGGACGCCATGGATTTGGAGAGGGTTCTGGGCGAGGGCGCGCTGGTTTACCTGAAGTTGTTAATCGTCATGGTGCTCTACTCCTGCTCCTATAGGGACGCGGTGAAAATGGTCAACGTGAACGTGGTCGTGGCCTGGTTCGTGGGGAGGAAGGTGGGGAAGAGCACTACTGTTTCCAGAAATTTGTTATACTTTATAATTCATTAA
- a CDS encoding cbb3-type cytochrome c oxidase subunit I, translating to MGLKDVIVDIFQLDKDWTTRIVMGMLVLGVIWGLLGVIDSLMVRLVEASWGLSAVLPLTPQEYFAGITLHAERDLFGFAQQVIYAIFIYFTIKLLNIEPRAKWMLNLGFIAVNISMMFMEGPILIIPAAGFDNYFSATIWYYLSPLGIPGYSQYVVSPLFFWGWILLDAFTYIGGFWIVYHYYLASKNMKEKLPVPLVYFLMVTLMFMIGYSGVTAADVWDVLAFYHIVGLDPIANQIAFWIFGHAIVYMAWVPAVGALYLLIPMLANKPLYSDRMGRISALLYLIFSNNVPIHHLYMVNLPIALKLLQEVLTYSVVIPSMMTFFNLWATAKGADVKWNIITAWTVTSFAGAIAAGVTGISNATISFDAIVHNTDWVVGHFHAMILFSIVPAAWAVLYIMITMMSGRIWFSKGMAWLHYIGYMIGTTFLIVGFELIGFYGVVRRAEIYPRVPGLIDAEVIATVGAIIADLATLVWFLNLVLTLVKGRLVRLEGLSLPQVAGAVAMSLEWPSSISFTSPVLKFIKTHNTSKKGLASTIVLAIVGAILIVVSAVPLAFAGDAYTPQTWIWITILTIGIIFSAIGSLKGMKSI from the coding sequence ATGGGATTAAAAGATGTTATTGTAGATATTTTCCAACTTGACAAAGATTGGACTACAAGAATTGTTATGGGAATGTTAGTTTTAGGTGTAATATGGGGCTTATTAGGTGTTATTGATTCATTAATGGTTAGATTAGTTGAGGCTTCGTGGGGACTTTCGGCTGTCTTACCTTTAACTCCTCAAGAATATTTCGCTGGTATAACATTACATGCTGAAAGGGACTTATTCGGTTTTGCTCAACAAGTTATTTACGCAATATTTATATATTTTACAATAAAGCTTCTAAACATAGAACCTAGAGCCAAGTGGATGCTTAATCTCGGCTTTATTGCAGTTAATATTTCAATGATGTTTATGGAGGGACCAATTTTAATTATACCAGCAGCGGGTTTTGATAACTACTTCTCCGCTACAATATGGTATTATCTCTCACCACTAGGAATACCGGGTTATTCTCAATATGTTGTCAGCCCATTATTTTTCTGGGGCTGGATATTACTGGATGCTTTCACTTATATTGGTGGTTTCTGGATAGTATATCATTACTACTTAGCTAGTAAAAATATGAAAGAAAAACTTCCAGTTCCTCTTGTTTACTTCTTAATGGTCACCTTAATGTTCATGATAGGGTATTCCGGTGTTACAGCTGCTGATGTATGGGATGTTTTAGCGTTCTATCACATAGTAGGATTAGATCCAATAGCAAATCAGATAGCGTTCTGGATATTTGGCCATGCGATAGTTTACATGGCTTGGGTCCCTGCAGTAGGTGCATTATATCTACTAATACCAATGTTAGCTAACAAACCATTATATAGTGACAGAATGGGAAGAATATCTGCACTATTATACTTAATATTCTCTAACAATGTTCCTATCCATCACTTATACATGGTCAATCTTCCCATAGCATTAAAGTTACTCCAAGAAGTTCTAACATATTCCGTAGTAATACCTTCCATGATGACATTCTTTAACTTGTGGGCAACCGCAAAGGGAGCTGATGTAAAGTGGAATATTATAACCGCCTGGACTGTTACCTCATTCGCTGGGGCAATAGCAGCTGGTGTTACTGGTATATCTAACGCAACTATAAGCTTTGACGCAATAGTTCATAACACGGATTGGGTTGTTGGACACTTTCATGCAATGATACTATTCTCCATAGTGCCTGCGGCATGGGCAGTATTATACATTATGATAACTATGATGAGTGGAAGGATATGGTTCTCTAAGGGAATGGCATGGTTACATTATATTGGTTATATGATAGGCACTACATTTCTAATCGTGGGATTTGAACTAATAGGATTCTACGGCGTAGTTAGGAGGGCTGAGATTTATCCTAGAGTACCTGGGCTAATTGATGCTGAAGTAATAGCAACTGTTGGTGCAATTATAGCCGATTTAGCTACTTTAGTATGGTTCTTAAATCTAGTATTAACTTTAGTTAAAGGGAGACTAGTAAGGCTAGAGGGACTATCATTGCCTCAAGTTGCTGGTGCAGTAGCAATGAGTTTAGAATGGCCATCTTCAATCTCGTTTACTAGCCCAGTTTTGAAGTTTATAAAAACTCACAATACTAGCAAAAAAGGTCTAGCGTCAACTATAGTATTAGCAATTGTTGGTGCAATACTTATCGTAGTTAGTGCTGTTCCGTTGGCTTTTGCAGGTGATGCTTACACTCCACAAACTTGGATTTGGATTACTATTCTTACAATCGGAATTATTTTTTCAGCTATTGGTTCTCTTAAAGGTATGAAGTCTATTTGA